Proteins from a single region of Colias croceus chromosome Z, ilColCroc2.1:
- the LOC123705161 gene encoding uncharacterized protein LOC123705161, which produces MRIIILCYLVGAVWCSEQDWLPIVHKTAAYPSYSPQSDPSIDSSSQLRILNRPSYQSSPYDSSKYSGLFKPVPVTETDSCSVYKVSMNQELFYQYLEYDTKLPDLKEFTLCMWSKYHNHSADHPLFSYAVDDNPKEISAWISNTKEASYFSMAVHGQTFFRLNYPIKLNTWYHSCQSWNGKTGEWQIWINAERVGRGFHNRLVGHVIKGGGTVISGQEQSLLYKDDALDAVKNQVGLIGEITMLQLYHVALTAGKAHRDHKHHHAHHFKHDGSLVEVSTEAVTEPPPPQPTPIGNGHFLIGGQLQKPSQINLARPDQQNMVPLPLANGLQLQQDYANGLLARPVSSDQLLNSVQQIPSNHIGGNVAPSQLPLLGLSFSGQRYPNRPLGPNKGTSVVLSSSLLNPANVQYIDDTGSHNLYKRDSYKRDKRDNPEKELEVEERSSGKKDKRGLVALSDGSIVDEALLSTDLIDDNKEDEALFQQSLLNGLAGVVGNLPVQNLQKQTVDDREPAEAEVKAVMKVCSGCTTEPFKKVLVLSWRSTPKKLHSGAHYYKGLPICKAF; this is translated from the exons atGCGGATTATTATACTATGCTATCTAGTGGGTGCGGTCTGGTGCAGTGAACAGGACTGGCTTCCTATTGTGCACAAGACGGCAGCCTACCCCAGCTACAGTCCCCAGTCTGATCCATCCATTGATTCAAG TTCCCAGCTAAGAATCCTCAACAGACCATCATACCAGTCATCTCCATACGACTCTAGCAAATACAGTGGGCTCTTCAAACCTGTGCCGGTTACAGAAACGGACTCTTGCAGCGTTTACAAAGTGTCCATGAACCAGGAGTTGTTCTACCAATATCTGGAATACGATACAAAGCTGCCCGACCTTAAGGAATTTACTTTGTGCATGTGGAGCAAATATCACAATCATTCCGCTGACCATCCACTGTTTTCCTATGCTG ttgaCGACAATCCTAAAGAAATTTCGGCATGGATCTCAAATACGAAGGAGGCAAGTTATTTCAGCATGGCTGTGCACGGGCAAACGTTCTTCCGACTCAATTACCCAATTAAATTGAACAC ATGGTATCACAGCTGTCAATCTTGGAACGGAAAGACTGGTGAATGGCAAATATGGATTAACGCAGAGCGAGTTGGCAGAGGATTCCATAATAGG ctCGTCGGTCACGTCATAAAGGGAGGAGGTACTGTAATAAGTGGTCAAGAGCAATCATTACTGTACAAAGACGACGCTTTGGATGCAGTTAAAA atcaAGTCGGACTTATCGGAGAGATTACGATGCTGCAGTTGTATCATGTAGCACTGACTGCTGGTAAAGCTCACAGAGATCATAAACACCATCATGCGCATCATTTCAAACACGATGGTTCTTTAGTAGAGGTATCTACGGAAGCTGTTACAGAACCTCCACCACCACAACCTACACCTATTGGTAACGGACACTTCCTTATTGGAGGACAGTTACAGAAACCTTCACAGATTAATCTTGCAAGACCAGATCAACAAAATATGGTTCCTTTACCATTAGCCAACGGCCTACAATTACAACAAGATTATGCCAATGGACTCCTGGCCCGTCCAGTCTCGTCCGATCAACTACTAAATAGTGTTCAACAAATTCCATCAAACCATATCGGTGGCAACGTTGCCCCATCTCAACTACCATTACTTGGACTATCATTCTCTGGTCAACGATACCCAAACAGGCCACTAGGACCAAATAAAGGAACATCAGTTGTACTATCAAGTTCTCTATTGAACCCGGCAAATGTTCAATACATTGATGATACCGGATCACATAATTTGTACAAGAGGGATTCCTATAAACGTGATAAGCGTGACAATCCTGAGAAAGAACTTGAAGTTGAAGAAAGAAGTTCAG gcAAGAAAGATAAGCGTGGACTTGTGGCACTATCGGACGGATCGATAGTAGATGAAGCCTTACTTAGTACTGATCTTATCGACGATAACAAAGAAGACGAAGCTCTGTTCCAGCAATCACTACTAAACGGATTAGCTGGTGTCGTTGGAAATTTACCAGTGCAAAACTTACAAAAGCAGACT gTGGATGATAGGGAGCCAGCAGAAGCTGAAGTAAAAGCCGTTATGAAAGTTTGTAGCGGATGCACTACTGAACCATTTAAGAAA